The Synechocystis sp. PCC 7509 genome includes a window with the following:
- a CDS encoding M16 family metallopeptidase — protein MTSTVVKLPRLNSPTLHQLPNGLTIVAEQMPVEAVNLSLWVNVGSANEPDEINGMAHFLEHMVFKGTKRIVSGEFERRIEERGAVTNAATSQDYTHYYITTSPKDFASLAPLQIDVVLNSLIPDDAFSREKLVVLEEIRRSDDNPRRRTFAQAMQTAFNRLPYRRPVLGEFEVISQLQPQQMRDFHSSWYQPKSITAVAVGNLPVDELIKIVSNSFTEATNPLPVVNHQPLANTLTEEPAFTEIVRHELKDDSLQQARLVMIWRVPGLSNLQETYALDVLAAILGSGRTSRLVRDLREEKGLVSSISVSNITQRLQGTFYISAILPVENIAQVEAAIAQHIYTIQTQPVAEWEIARIRTQVANRFIFANETPSDRAGLYGYYQSMVGNLEPAFDYPSRIQALKAEVMQTAAQKYLSANAYGAVILKP, from the coding sequence ATGACTTCAACTGTTGTAAAATTGCCTCGCTTAAATTCTCCTACCCTCCATCAGCTACCCAACGGTTTGACAATTGTCGCCGAGCAAATGCCCGTAGAAGCCGTCAACTTGAGTTTGTGGGTTAATGTAGGTTCTGCTAATGAACCTGATGAAATTAATGGGATGGCTCACTTTCTCGAACACATGGTTTTTAAAGGTACTAAGCGCATTGTAAGCGGAGAATTTGAGCGCCGCATCGAAGAACGAGGAGCGGTTACAAATGCTGCAACTAGCCAAGATTACACTCATTACTACATCACCACTTCCCCAAAAGATTTTGCCAGCCTAGCACCTCTGCAAATTGATGTTGTGCTTAATTCTTTGATTCCCGACGATGCTTTTAGTCGAGAAAAGTTAGTTGTATTAGAAGAAATCCGCCGCTCTGATGATAACCCGCGTCGGCGCACCTTTGCCCAAGCAATGCAAACCGCCTTTAATCGTTTACCTTATCGTCGCCCGGTACTAGGAGAATTTGAGGTAATTTCTCAGCTACAACCGCAACAAATGCGCGATTTTCACTCATCTTGGTATCAACCAAAGTCTATTACCGCCGTAGCTGTGGGGAATTTACCTGTAGACGAATTAATTAAAATTGTCTCTAATAGTTTTACTGAAGCTACTAACCCTTTACCAGTTGTTAATCATCAACCCTTAGCAAATACCCTCACGGAAGAACCTGCTTTTACAGAAATTGTCCGCCACGAGTTAAAAGATGATAGCCTGCAACAAGCTCGATTAGTTATGATTTGGCGCGTTCCAGGATTGAGTAATCTTCAAGAAACCTATGCTTTAGATGTTTTGGCAGCAATTTTAGGTTCGGGGCGGACTTCAAGGCTAGTGCGAGATTTGCGAGAAGAAAAAGGACTGGTTTCAAGTATATCTGTAAGCAATATCACTCAACGCTTGCAAGGTACTTTTTATATTTCTGCAATCCTTCCAGTAGAAAATATAGCTCAAGTAGAAGCAGCCATCGCCCAGCACATTTATACTATTCAAACTCAGCCTGTAGCAGAATGGGAAATTGCCCGGATTCGGACTCAAGTAGCCAACCGATTTATTTTTGCTAACGAAACTCCGAGCGATCGCGCGGGTTTATACGGTTACTATCAATCTATGGTGGGAAACCTAGAACCAGCCTTTGATTACCCGTCACGGATTCAAGCCCTAAAGGCAGAAGTAATGCAAACCGCCGCCCAAAAGTATCTCAGCGCTAATGCTTACGGTGCGGTTATTCTCAAGCCTTAA